GCCGGTCTCGATGTAGACGCCGTTCTCGAGAAAAATGTCGGCAGCGCGCAGGATTTCCTCGCGGCTGTCGAGCGCGTAGGTGACATGGTGGAAGCGGCCGGGCACGCCGGAATGGTCGAGCGAATAGGCGAAGTCGTAGCTCTTGTTCGACATCGTCAGCCACATCGCAGCTTCACGCCCGTCGTTGAGGACGATCTGCTCGGTCAAGCGGCAGCCGAGATAGTTCTCGAAGAACTCGCGGTTGGCCTTGATGTCGACGGCGAGGCAGTTGAGGTGGTCGAGACGGCGGACGTTGACACCACGCGCTGGAAAACGTTGCGCCTGGTTCTTGAGCGCCGGCTTCAGTTCGGGCGGCGCCTGATACCATTCGGTCTCGTAATAGAGCTCGACGATATGACCGTCGGGATCGCGGCAGCGGAACGTCGGCCCCTGCCCCATGTCGCCGTCAATCCAGCCGATGTCGAAGCCGGAATCTTTGAGGGCGGCGACGCGGCGCTCCAGCGCCTGCTGGCTGCGCGCGCGCAGCGCCATGTGGCCCATGCCCGAGGTCTTCGACGCCGTGAGCTTCAGCGAATAGCGCTCATAGTCGTCCCAGCCGCGCAGGTAGACCGACTCGCCCCTCTGTCCGCTGACGGTCATGCCCATGACGTCGACGAAGAATTTCA
The DNA window shown above is from Bradyrhizobium sp. CB1650 and carries:
- a CDS encoding catechol 2,3-dioxygenase, which produces MQPEPIFDLAHLGHMELLTPKPDESLKFFVDVMGMTVSGQRGESVYLRGWDDYERYSLKLTASKTSGMGHMALRARSQQALERRVAALKDSGFDIGWIDGDMGQGPTFRCRDPDGHIVELYYETEWYQAPPELKPALKNQAQRFPARGVNVRRLDHLNCLAVDIKANREFFENYLGCRLTEQIVLNDGREAAMWLTMSNKSYDFAYSLDHSGVPGRFHHVTYALDSREEILRAADIFLENGVYIETGPHKHAIQQTFFLYVYEPGGNRVEVANAGARLILAPDWKPIVWTEEERKKGQAWGLKTIESFHTHGTPPVEVKKHG